One Gadus morhua chromosome 13, gadMor3.0, whole genome shotgun sequence genomic window carries:
- the camkvb gene encoding caM kinase-like vesicle-associated protein translates to MPFGCLTIGEKKDYNSPTEVTDKYDLGQIVKSEEFCEIFRAKDKTTLKMYTCKKFLKKDGRKVRKAAKNEILILKMVKHPNILQLVDVYETRKEYFLFLELATGREVFDWILDQGYYSERDTSNVVRQVLEAVAYLHSLHIVHRNLKLENLVYYNRLKHSKIVISDFHLAKLENGLIKDPCGTPEYLAPEVVGRQRYGQPVDCWAMGVIMYILLSGNPPFYDETDEEDYENHDKNLFRKILAGDYEFDSPYWDDISDSAKSLVARLMEVDQDQRLTAQEAINHEWISGGAASDKNIKENVCAQIEKNFAKAKWKKAVRVTTIMKRLRAPEQGGSRAASPAEGTTSAGAATAVEVEPADAKAPATAASATATTDPVTAATPVIAVTECGAGGSSEPTQAVVVEVEAGGARAQEQPGGAEPASRCNGDAAAPLSAESEAGDEQG, encoded by the exons ATGCCATTTGGCTGCCTAACAATCGGAGAGAAGAAGGATTATAACAGTCCTACAGAGGTGACGGATAAATATGATCTGGGACAGATTGTCAAATC AGAGGAGTTCTGTGAGATCTTCAGAGCCAAGGACAAAACCACGCTGAAAATGTACACGTGTAAAAAGTTCCTGAAGAAGGACGGGAGGAAAGTTCGCAAGGCGGCGAAAAATGAGATTCTCATCTTAAAAAT GGTGAAGCACCCTAACATCCTGCAGCTGGTGGACGTCTACGAGACCAGAAAAGAATACTTCCTCTTCCTGGAGCT GGCGACGGGCAGAGAGGTGTTCGACTGGATCCTGGACCAGGGCTACTACTCAGAGAGGGACACCAGCAACGTGGTGAGGCAGGTCCTTGAGGCCGTGGCCTATCTCCACTCCCTCCACATTGTACACAGGAACCTGAag CTGGAGAACCTGGTGTACTACAACCGGCTGAAGCACTCCAAAATCGTCATCAGTGACTTCCATCTGGCCAAGCTGGAGAACGGCCTGATCAAAGACCCCTGCGGCACCCCGGAGTACCTGG CGCCCGAGGTGGTGGGCAGGCAGAGATACGGCCAGCCCGTGGACTGCTGGGCCATGGGCGTCATCATGTACATACT GCTGTCGGGCAACCCTCCGTTCTACGATGAAACTGATGAAGAAGATTATGAAAACCACGATAAGAACCTATTCAGAAAGATTCTGGCGGGAGATTATGAGTTTGACTCCCCATACTGGGATGACATCTCTGATTCAG CTAAGAGTCTGGTGGCTCGTCTGATGGAGGtagaccaggaccagagacTCACAGCCCAGGAGGCCATTAACCACGAGTG GATCTCTGGGGGCGCGGCTTCTGACAAGAACATCAAGGAGAACGTCTGCGCTCAGATAGAGAAGAACTTTGCCAAGGCTAAGTGGAAG aaaGCCGTGCGGGTAACCACCATCATGAAGCGACTGCGTGCCCCGGAGCAGGGCGGGTCCCGGGCCGCCAGCCCTGCCGAGGGAACCACGTCCGCAGGCGCGGCCAcagcggtggaggtggagccaGCAGACGCAAAGGCCCCTGCCACAGCCGCcagcgccaccgccaccactgaCCCGGTTACCGCGGCAACCCCGGTCATCGCGGTAACCGAGTGCGGCGCGGGGGGGAGCAGTGAACCGACGCAAGCGGTCGTGGTCGAGGTGGAGGCCGGTGGGGCGCGCGCTCAAGAGCAGCCGGGCGGAGCAGAGCCCGCGTCGCGTTGCAACGGAGACGCGGCGGCCCCCCTGTCAGCAGAGTCTGAGGCTGGGGACGAGCAGGGTTAG